The genomic segment CTCTTTCCAGTCCCGCTTCCACATCGGTTTGTTATATCAAATTTACGAACGGAGGGTGTTAAACCGATAAAGAGGCATGAAAGAACGCTGGCAGTTGGAGCTGGATCGTGCCGCGGCGCGGGATGCTTGGGAGCCGCGGTTGCACGCGCGTCATGGGGAGCCGTTTGTGGACTGGGCGCTCTGGCTTCTGGAGCAGGGAGTGACTGACGAGAGCGTGCAGATTCTGGCGGTTCTGCGCGGGCCGCTGAGCCGCTGGGAGGTCGAGAGCTCTCTGCGGCGTGTGCTCTTTGCCTTGGGGCTGGAGGCTCCCAACCCGGAGCGCTTTCCCTATGAACAGACGTGTGATCTGGCTCGGCGGACGATTGCCGGCGAACTCTCCCCGCAGGCCGGACTCGCCGCGATCTACCGGGAATGGAAGCGCCTCGACTACGATCCTGCTCTGAAGATTTGTTACGTGATGGAAGAGAAGCTGGAGCCGACCGATAGTCTGGAGGCGATTCTACCAGAGCTTCAGGTGCTACTCGCGACGCTTTCTGAGCCGTCGCGGGGGGAGAGGTAGGGATGAAGACGGCGACACCCTGGTGGCAGTATTTTCCCAAAAAAAGTGCGCTGTTGCCGAGTGAGCCGGGGCGGCGGGACTCTCCTGATCCGACCCTGACACCCGGAACGTGGGTGCGGCTACGGGGGAAACCTGAGCGGGCACGGCGGGTGCTACGGGTGGAGTGGCACTACTACCGAAGGCAGTTTGTCTATATCGTGGAGACCCGTCGCTACTTTGATGCCTACTGGTTCGCGGAGCAGCTTGTCGTGGTGCCACAGGACGTTTTGAAGGCAGAGGGGTTACAATAGTCTCCCGAGGACTCGTTGTCCGGGTATAAGGAACGCCATGAAAGACACGATAAGAACGCCGCTCGCCGCGCTAGGGGTGCTTCTCTGCGCCCTCTGCGCCAGCGCACAAGAGAAGCCGCACGCGGGCTCGACTCGGGGAGTGATTGACATCAACAAGACGGGCAGGCCGGCGGATGCGATCTCGTTGATCGGGGAGGCGGGCTATGCGCTTGTCCCCGAGAAAGAGGCGCCCACGCGCTGGGTCTTTGAGAAGGGGGTGCTCACCGCCCCACAGGGCTGGGAGAGCCTCGTGACCAAAGACACCTACCGGGACTTTCGCCTGCATGTCGAGTTCAGTGTCAATGAGGTCAAGGATGTCGCCGATCCCGAGAAGAACGGCAACTCGGGGATCTATATTCAGCAGCGCTACGAGATCCAGATCCTCAACTCCTACGGGGTCGCGGAGAAGGACTACAAGGCCAGCTATGGCGGCAGTGTCTACCAGCTCAAGAAGCCGGATCGGCTGGTCAGCAAGAAGGCGGGCGAGTGGCAGAGCTACGACATTGTCTTTCGGGCGGCTCGCTTCACGGGGGAGACAAAGACGGAGAACGCGCGGGTGACGGTCTATCAGAACCAGCAGCTGATCCACGATGACTACGCGATTCCGCGCAAGACGGGCGCGGGGCAAAAAGAGGGCCCGGAGCCTCGGCCGATTCTGTTTCAGGGGCACAACAACCCCGTGCGCTTTCGCAATACCTGGATTCAGCCGCTCACGCTAGACTAGAGAGCCCTGAGTCGCAAGCGCAAGCCCCGCGTTGTCGCTGAGCCCGAGCGGCGGGTAGCCCAGGCTCGTAGCGGCGCTATCGCCAAAGAGCGCCGCGACAACCACGGGCATGTTGGCAGTGGGGGTATCTAGGAGCGGCGTGAGAATCTCGCAGGTGTAGGCGAGCTCTTCGGGATCGAGTGTCGGGAACTGAGTCTGGGCGGCGGCTTCGTGCTGGAGAACCTCTCGGAGCGTCGTCGGGTCGCCGTGGGTGAGGACATGGAGGGCACGGTGGAGCGTGGTGCGGGTGGCTTCGACCACCGCTTCAGCACTTGGTGTGCCGCTGGTCCAGAGCATCACCGAGAGCCAGCCCAAGCGCCGGAGTGTCGCCGCTAGCTGGGTGCGGAGCTTGTACTCGTAGTCAGTGCGGTTTGTCCAGCCGCCCTTGGCATCGTCCACCAAGACCAGTGAGACACGGAGCGCGGCGTCGGTGGGGAGCTCTGCCAGCGTCTCCTCGGCGAGGCGCTCGGCGTCAATCTCAGGGGCGAGATACGCTTCCAGGAGTGCGTTGCAGTGCGCCTTGCCCATCGGGTTCATCGCCATCAGCGGTGCGACGTCGATAGCGTCGCCGGTCTCGTTGACCATGGTCTTGAGATAGCTCTGGAAGCGCTCGGTGCCACGGGGGAGCGTGTAGAGCTCCAGCTGCTTCTGGAGGAGCGGGACGTACGTGAGTGACATGCTTCACTATCGCACCAGACAGCACACTTGTTAACGAAGCTGCTGGAGAAGCGCATCGAGTGCGCGGCGAACCGCCGCGAGGGTGTCTTGGTCGCTCGGGCGGAGGGGGGCAAAGGCGCTCTGGTAGCTCTGGGCAAGGCTCTGGTAGAGCGGGGTGAGACGCTCCCGGTGCTCGTCGGGGATGGCGCGGTAGAGAGCGCTCACTCCCTCCAGCTGGCTCGTGAGCTGCTCCAGAGCAAAGGTACGCGGTACGGGCGCGAGGGCGAGTGCACGGGTAAGTCCCTCGCTCAGCTCCTGTTCCCGCTCGCTGTCCGAGAGCTGCACCAGCCCCTGAAAGTCGCGCTGGAGCCGATCGTAGCGCGTGGCATCGTCGGTGACGCGCCCCGCCGGTGCGCCCCCTTCCAGCCGAACACGCACCTCCCAGCGGGTCTGAGTACGCTTGGCGAGTGTGTCGAGAACCCGAATGAGCGGCTCCTGCTGGAAGCGCAGCTTGAGGGGAGGCAGGCTCTCCGGGCCTTCAAAGAGCAGCCCCTGGCGGCTCCCAAAGGCGGCGAGCGTGAGGGGGAGATCACGCTGCGTCGTGACCGTGCGGTCTAAAAAGAGCGGCAGGCGGCGCTCACGTGGGGGCAGGGAATCGGTGGGAATGAAGCAGTAGCGCACCACAAGGCGTGCCGAGGTCTGGCGGGTGAGCGAGAGAAGCAGGCGCTCGGGGGAGAGGGGGCGTCCCTCTTGCGTGACGGGGAGCTTGCCTGTGGCCTCATCGGCGGTGAGCTGCGCGGCCACCAAGGGCTCCAGCGCCGCGAGAACCTCACGCAAGGGCTGGCTTGTCACGGGCGCGAGACGGAGCTGGCGCTCGGGGGTGACACGCACGGATATTGGGGGCTGGGGAGCTGTCAGCGCGAGGGCACAGAGAAAGACAGAGACCATAAAAACAGAGCTTTCCAGGCCGGGGTGGGTGCCCCGGCCTGTTGGGGGAGGTTAGTTGATGTAGAGCTGCTCTTTGGGGATAATCTGCCGTGGCTGAAGCGCGTGCTCCCACTCCAGCTTGAGGGTCGCCCCGC from the Armatimonas rosea genome contains:
- a CDS encoding 3-keto-disaccharide hydrolase — its product is MKDTIRTPLAALGVLLCALCASAQEKPHAGSTRGVIDINKTGRPADAISLIGEAGYALVPEKEAPTRWVFEKGVLTAPQGWESLVTKDTYRDFRLHVEFSVNEVKDVADPEKNGNSGIYIQQRYEIQILNSYGVAEKDYKASYGGSVYQLKKPDRLVSKKAGEWQSYDIVFRAARFTGETKTENARVTVYQNQQLIHDDYAIPRKTGAGQKEGPEPRPILFQGHNNPVRFRNTWIQPLTLD